From the Ciconia boyciana chromosome 6, ASM3463844v1, whole genome shotgun sequence genome, the window AACACAAAGAGTAgggttaaaatgaaaaacacccaaaaagcacagccctgcctgaaGACTCTGTAAAGATTGGATTTTCCATGTGAAAGAGGatacagggagagggagggaaaacagTGGACTTCTTATGGAAAAGACCCTGTTGAGGCCATGAGGACTGACTCCCTGTAGCCTGGCTCAGGCTCTCCCTGGGTAAAAGGGGTAGTGGCAGCGCTTTCTtcacttctctctcccctccgTGTCTGTCAGCCCTTGCTATCAAGGAGCTGGGGGATACACCAGCTCTTGTTTGCCTGTGAACTAAGCCACCAACAAACCATTGCTTTTGAGCTGGCTTTGTTTCCTGGTGCAACTCCCCATCAGGCTGCACTAACTTTAGTAtgagcagaagggaaaggtTGGGAAGATGcagctgggagggcagagcGGAGGGATAAAAGACATCAGCAGGGCGGACTGAAATAGCAACCCCAGGAACTACTGATGCTGTGGCCTCTGGGACCTGGGATGGTGACAGAAGTTCCTCTGCCCTTTGGCTTGTCTCTCAGCTCAGAGCTACATGTCACCAGACAGGCTGGAATAAAAATCGATCACTTGGCACAGTACAGGTACAGAGCCATGCTAACTAAACCCATAAAACTCTCTGGTAAAAACAAGAAGCTCAGATAGGTGGTGGCCTGGGTGACACTGCGGGCAAGGGAGAtcctgggaagcaggaaaagcaCATGGGAGGATCGTTGTCCTTCTGCACCTGCCTTGGGAGACACTCCCTAGATGATGGGAGCCCTTTCCTGGACAACAGGTTGTAACTTGGAAAGTTTTTACTTtccaaaagacaggaaaatgggagagagggagaaaaaaaccccctctcaACTATGGAAGACTCCTGCCCTGTTCTGTAAAATAACTCTATTAATAAATGCTTCTTAGATGTTTAATCTCATCATGTTTCTTCAAAGCATGACTCACCACCCATGGGTTATACTCTTGCTTCTCTTTCTAAAAGCAGTGGGACGTTAATTACCCTTGGATTTAAGGCAGTGGGAAGAGGATGGACAACTTCCCACTGGGTTAAGAGGCAGGTAAATGGGTGGGTGAATACAGGCATCCCTGCCACCTGCAGATGGGATGATCTCCCCTGTCAGGCTGTGTGCCTCCTCCTTGCTTTTCCCAGCAGCCTCCCAGTTGCTGGGATGCTGTGAGGTCCTTTCCTTCTGGtctttcctctgcccttccACCTCTACCTGCCTCAGCCGGCCTCAGGCCTCCACCCTACAAGGAGGTCCTCTCCTGGTGTGCTCAGCTGTTCCTGAGGAAAGCTTTCAGCACGTGTGGGCAGCTCCACTGCTGTGGTTTGGCTCAGCTGGAGGCTTCTTACAGTGAGATACATCTCTGCTAAGTGCAAGCATCCCAGACAGATGTCGTCTGCTGCCCAGGTCCCTCCCAGAACGAACAAGGAGGTCTTGGCACCATCAACAGATGGCTCGTCCCAACTATTGCAGACACCTACCTTAGGATGAGGTGCATCATGCTCTGGAGGTACCTGTCCTCCTCGTAGACAAGACAGAGGCTTTAGAATGAGAGGAAATGAGCCATTTTCCGACAGAGTTGAGTCAGCCTTGCTCTGTTCACCAGCGACAAGCCGTGCAGTGAAGCCCACTTGCTGTGTATTCAACAAACTTTGGGGTCAGAGTTACCGtattggaaacaaaaaaagaaatttaatttaggAGTAGTAACAAGATGATGCCTTAGGTAGGTAACTAGAAAAAGATCAGTACAATCAGGACTTTGGAGCGTATGGTTAGTCATTGAAACAGCcgtgcagaggagctgctcatCTCCTCCTGAGGATGGCCAGGTTCAGGATGAAGGCAGTGAAGGGCTTCCTCTTAATGCTGAAGCTGGGGAACCAAAGGACGGCCCCACTCCCCGCCAGTCCACACAGACAGATGAGCAGTGTGATGCTCCTCATTTCTATAAAATTAAGTGGCCCATACATCTGGGTATGTTCGTTTTCATATTTCAGGCTCTTTCTGGTCATGGACTCAGAGGTGTGTTCAGTGGAGTAACTATGAAATCTTTGCTGCGAGCAAAGAGAATACAGGAATTGGTGTCTCTGACTTGCCAAGACCGTTTGATCTGGTAATCCGCTGCCTTGCTTCACGACATGGCTTGGAGCCGTGTTTGGGGAGTGTTTGGtgagctgtgccagggcaggttCCCATCTCAGCCTCTGCAGCTGACATTTGCCCACTGTGCTTCTCTCTGGCATCAGAGAGGTGATCTTTGGCATCAGACATCCTGAGTTGCACTGTGTTATCTCACTCttcacttgaaatattttctttccaaaaccgGTGCCTTTTCTGGGGACATAGCTCCCCTCATCTCCCCTTCCAAGTCTGGAGGACAAGGCACTATCATAGCCTTGGCTGAAGTAAGGCAAAAGAGTCTGAAGCCTCCTTTGGGATTCTTTTGTCCCTGTGGAAAAAACTTTTGTGGAGATATTGAAAAGTGAAACGTCTTAAAATCCTCTCTTGGTTTTCCTGTAGGGACTGAtaggagcagggctggagcaggttCCCTGCTCCCTTGCAGGGATGCTTGCTGTGCTATCCGGTCCCTGAGAGATGCCAGCAGAGAGGTGACAACCTCCAGGATACGATGCCTCGTCAGCCAGCCGTAGTCCGTTGCAAAAAGCCACGTTGCCCTGGAGCACAGCCAGAAAGCAGCACCTTGCGTGAAGTTCTTGGCATGAACATGAGTGCTGGGAACACGCCACTTGTAATACCCCGGCACTATCGAACCCATACTTTTCTCAGAACGATTTAACCCTGGAATTAAAGAGTGTGACAAATTCCCACTTCAAGTACAAGAGAATGCTCTtgtttcttccccagctctgcagccctgcctgatGTTGGTCTGTTTCTCCTTCCATCAGCTGGGAGTGCAGGGCCGACTTTGCTGACCGGCTCTTTAGACAGAAGAGCAAGGATGTTCCGTGAGATCCGTACCCCTCTCCTGCCATCTAGAGGCATCAACCCCGCAGATACTTGTGAAATCACCGCTGGCCCCGTGCTGGATGTGTCCTCGCAGCCCTCCGAGcccggggtgctgggtgggCGGCGGGGCCTGGGGCTCCCGCTCCTCCTCGGGGGAATCCGCGCAGTCCCGGCGGAGGCAGAGGGGTTCAGCTGGGCCGGGATGGGGGATTTTGGTGGGGGTGAGTTGCCAGCTAGCCTCTCTTCATGAGGGTATCCTGCTCGCTTTCCAGGAGCAAGTGGGTCTGAGGAGTCCTCGCCGTCCACCTCCCATTGGGGCAGCAGCAGACATAGAGGCACGGCCAGCCCTGCCGTCACGCTGCCCCGCAGACGAGCCACGGAGCTGCTTCCCACGGCAGCAATTGCCTCTACTCCTTGCTCAGCCTTTCACTTCAGCATGGGTGCAGCGGTGCCGGTGAGATGCCTGCATGACCCATTGGCTTGCCCATTTTTGCAGTCCTTTTTGCAGAGCCCTGCCTTGCTTGGACAGCAGAGATGGCCAGAGCTCCCCCAGGGCCTAACGTGTCAGACTTTCCCCAGGCAAGAGATCccccaaaacactgcaaaactcATCTGCTGAGCCAAAGGAGCCAGAGTTAATTTGCTGGGGCCAGAGCAATGACGGTCATTGCAATGGGGAAGACAGCCTGTGCACAGGGACTGAGCCCCgctgagcagtgctgtgctgggtCTGTGCTATGAGCCTCCATGCCTCCATCCCCCAGGCTGTCTACGAGGCTCCACATCTCCAGGCCTCCTCACCAGCAGTGTCTTGTAGAGTGGCCTCGACTGCAGTGTCCCCAGGCACATGGCTCCCCTCCTCACTcgtttctttctcttcaaacaCTTGTTGGAGGGTGACTTTTGCAGAGCCCTGGAACCggtgctgccagcaggtccCCACCAGGAAGTAAATGGATGGGTTGATGCTGCTGTTCAGTGATGCCAGCAGGTAAGAAATATGAACATAAACCAGGTTTAAATGAATAGGATCAAGGAGAATCACCACACTGAAAGGAAACCCAAAGATGAACAAGAAGACCACAATGAGCAGGACAGCAACACTGAGTTTTCCTGGGTGTCGTCTTTGTGAGCCACATCAGAGTTTGATGAACAGGGAATGGTTGGAAAGGAACGGGAATAAAGAGAAAACGAGAAAATTCACAATGCTTACACCTCGTAATAGTTGTACACAGTTTATATTCAAAGGGAAATAACAACtaaggaaaaccaaagaaacGAGAAGTCCTGCGAGAGCCCAGAGCACCCCACACATGATGCCTGACAAGTGCTTTGGGCGGCGGCACAGGTACCAGATTGGGAACAAAACAGACAGGCACCTCTCCATGCTCATTGCTGGCAGGAGATACATGCTGGCAAAATATCAAAACGGAAACAGATCCATCAGGATATAATTGGTCAAACAATACTGAAATGAGAAAGCACAATAGACTGTTGAAATAACGTGTCATATAAGTTTAACAAGAaggaacaggagcagagagaagtCAGCGATGGTCAGGTTCAGGACGTAGACAGTGAAGGGTTTTCTGCTTCATGTGGAAGCCCAGGAACTGCATGACCACCATATTCCCCACAAGTCTGCACAGGCAAATACCAATACAGACACATGAAATTATCAACATGCTATAATTTTGTGTTATGCACTGAGACTGTTTAACTGCCTGAGAGCCTGCATATCCAGAAGTCATGTAGTTGAGAGGGAGGTCTGCTGCGATGGTCTCCTCCACGGTGAATGACCCTGCTCTGGGTGGCcgccttcttcctctcccaccaccTCCTAGGAGagatgaggaaggagaaggaaatgagGGGCATCAGTGTTCCCAGCGCTCACCATCTTTCCCCATGGCCCCACGCCAGGCCCAGGGTACACCAGGAAGGACCCCCTCCCCTGCTGTGCCCAGGACAGGCTCCAACCCCTCCAGCCCTGTTCCTGGGCAGGAAGCATCTCCCACCTGCCTGTCCCTGGCCTCCTACCTCCTGGTGCTCCTGGGaacagtgctgctgcaggagctccaGCACACGAGGCTTCCAGGCTTGCCAGGAGAAAGGCTCTGGTGACGTCTGCTGTGGCCACCCCACTCTGCTTTGGCCTCCTCCCTTGTGCCTGAGGAGCAGACCTTTGCCCAGAGATCATGTCCCGTGGTCAGGAGACTCCCCTCACAATCTCATCACATTGGTGACAGCTTCCCCTCACATGTCCCATGGATGGCGATCTTGTCAGTAGGAGTTGGCCACATcacccccttcctctcctcctgccatcCTCCAGCTTTGTTCCACCATGAGAGGGGTTTCTGGCTTTCGCTGTGTGTACCTGGTGGTCCAAGActtcccctgctctccctgggGGCACTTTGCCCCCGTACAGAGGCTTCACTATAATGTGTGGCAAAGCCTGGAACATACTGCAGGTAACTTAGCTATAGCCCCAAAACCATAGCAGACAATCCCTGCAGAGCCAAGGGCAAGCAAGATCTTCTGCTTGGAggtgaaggaagagagaggagcaCCGTGCCAATAAGGGACGATGCTGGCTGGATGGTTCATGTAGAAAGTGGGAGGTGTGTGAAGGGTGTATTGTCCCAAACCAGGAAGCTTTGGGGACAGTTTTGCAGAGTAACGTGCTCTCCTCTTACTTTCCAGCAGCACCACTTGACTGCATGGGGAAAGCTCTGTCTGTCAACACAGGAGGGTACATAAATCATTCCCTGGGACAGAGGATGGCAGAAAGGTGAGAGTGAGAGAGACGAGCCAGGGACCCTCAACAGTGGGAAATCACTGATGTGCAGATGTGCAACAGCATGAGGGCTTTGCTCAGTGCCTCTAATAACATGTAAACTGGTGCTCAAAGACTTCTCCCAACTTTCTTCTGGGAGACATCGCCATCAGATAGAGGCTTTGCTTTAATCTGTCAAAGCATGGAACATAATACTTGTGAGAAATTTGATGCTACAAAGGCATAGAAGAAATAAGTAAAGGGCAATGTTTTTCACAGTGgaggtgaagaaagaaaaacacatgctGTCATTGTAGGACAATGATGAGCTGATTTTTATAGGCCCAAAACTATGGGAAAGGGGAATAAAGGGACTTAATCTCATGAAGCATGACTGAACAATGTAGCACACTGAACTGTCCATGTGAGGCACTCTGATTCTCTCTTCAAGGGTCCTGAAGGCAACAGCAGGCCTTATTTGCCCTGACCCCACCCGTTCATCCCCTGCCCACGGGACCAGGGGCTCCAGTTAAGGTTAGGCCTGAGCAACCAGGCTTTGCCTGAGCAATGCAGGAGTTGTACCTGTCTGAAGACCTGTCTCCATTCTGCTCTCATGGATGGACCTTGGGCCTATGCTCTAGCCTTGTTTCAAGTCTCTCTCTGGCCCCAACTCCTACAGCTCCAGGCTAGACCCCCTGGAGAGCCTGTCAACCTTGTTCATTACCGTGTGTTCACCACATGAAATCAAAGGACATCTTTGGAGGACATCAGTCTTGGGGATGACAAGCATAGGTAATAACTCCCAAGAAGAGGTGTTCAAAAGATCGAAAACACatgaaagagggagagaaaataagcaaTGAAAATGCCAGGCCCTGTGATGCTAAAGGATGAGATTGTGCAACAGGAACCACTTGTAgataaaaacacatttgtagCACTATGTACTGCACAAAATGTAATCTCAGAGGAGACAGATGCATGTCAGGGATGTGATTAGAGGCAGTGGGCAAAGCCCTCGTGCTGTTCTGTATCTGAATACTGGGGATTTCTCATGACAAGTTGAGACAAGGCCAGTGCTCTGCCTCATTGGCTGCTGTTGAGGGGACTCTGTTGGCATCCTAGGCACAGGGAGTGGGTGTATGATGAGGCCTTggggggcagaggaagggacaGGCATGACCAGGAGTGGTTCTGCACTGGAGGAATgatgggaagaagaaggagccATGGGACTGTCAGGGACTTCCGAGGGGTTTCTGCTGGTTCATCCCTGTTGTTCATGGTCTCTGGCTCATCTCGCTCATTCTCatctttctgccttcctcttgCCCTGCCAAATCTCTTCCGCACCGTCCCCTTGGCAATGCAGGCTGTAAGGACagtgaaggaacagaaaagagcTAGAGGAAGTCTTCCACCACCAGCTTCGCGCAGCAAAACCCAGGAGACCCCAGCATGGCAAGCTGAAGCTGGAGGACAGGGGTGTAGAGATCCTGACCAGAAGACCATTATACATCATGGAGTTAGTGATCCACAAAACACTCAACCTGAGTAGTcccaggcctgtgctgtgccatgctgcaCTGTGCCGTGCTGTGCATCTCCCTTGGCCACGGGATAAACCTGGTGGGCTGACGATAAGGGAGGAGTCTGGAGGCAGCTCCCACTGGGTGCTGGCGATTACACCACCTGCATGTCCTTGCCTTTATCTAAGACTGCTGCAACAGTTCTCATGTGAACATCCTTTTTGTTTGACAGTAGAatgagttgttttctttttaaagaaaaccctaTAATAGCTCAAATGACCATAATGGGGTAACCTTTCCATGGACAGGATCTGCCCTGATCAGAGGCCTGTTTGATGCTGCAAGACCTGGACATAAGATTATCTGTGCTAGCCTCTCCTTCTTCATTGTTTTAGATGTAGTAAATCGCATTTAAAATGATACTTTATGGAGTCTGAGTGCCTTTCTTAATAGGATCATAACAGATCAGCACCTCCTGGTGAAAAAatgggggggagaggaagggggtgACGTGGCCAACTCCTACTGACAAGATCGCCATCCATGGGACATGTGAGGGGAAGCTGTCACTGATGTGATGAGATTGTGGGGGGAGTCTCCTGACCACGGGACGTGATCTCTGGGCAAAGGTCTGCTCCTCAGGCACAAGGGAGGAGGCCAAAGCAGAGCGGGTGGCCCCGGGAGCCATCACCACCCTCTTTCTCCTGGCAAGCCTGGCCTTGCGGATGCCCTGTGTGCtggggctcctgcagcagcactgttCCCAGGAGCACCAGGAGGTAGGAGGCTGGGGACGGGAAGGTGGGAGATGCCTCCTGCCCAGGGACAGGGCTGAAGGGGTTGGAGCCTGTCCGGGGCACGGCAGGGGAGGGGGTCCTTCCTGGTGTACCCTGGGCCTGGCGTGGGGCCATGGGGAAAGATGGTGAGCGCTGGGAACGCTGATGCCCctcatttccttctccttcctcatctttcctaggaggtggtgggagagggagaaggcGGCCACCCAGAGCAGGGTCATTCACCATGGAGGAGACCAACACAACAGACCTCCCTCTCAACTACATGCCTTCTGCATATGTGGACTATGTGGAAAATATTGAATACAAATGCCCACTACCTTACGGATTGATGGTCTTTGCAGGTGTCTGTATGGGGATTTCTCTCTGTGGACTTGCAGGGAATGGGATCGTCATGTGGTTCCTGGGCTTCCACATGAAGCAGACCGCTTTCACCGTCTACATCCTAAATCTAGCTGTTGCTGacttctctctgctcctcctgttttctctgctCATATTGGCAATTTTGAGCTTTACAGCAATTTGttatttgtataattttatttctttctacatGGATTTTGTATTTGTAGTTGAATTTCTGTGCCACTTCTTTGACCTTAGCAGCCTGGGTCTCCTGACAGCAATCAACATGGAGCGTTGTATCTCTGTCCTCTTCCCAATCTGGTATTGCTGCCAGCGCCCAAAGCACTTATCAGGCATTGTGAGTGGGGTGATCTGGGCTCTCGctggattttttgtttcctcaatGTGTCTTAGCTTTAACTTTGCTGAAAACTACGAGACAGTATTTGCAGGTGTAGCCATTGCATTTTCCATGATTTTGTCATCAGTGATGTTGATTTCCAACCTGTCCCTGTTCATCAAACTCCGATGTGGCTCACAGAGACGACACCCAGGGAAACTCTATGTTGCTGTCCTTCTCAACgtgattttcttctttgcccTTGGTATACCTTTCAGCGTAGAGGTTTTCCTCAACCTTCCAAGTTCGCGCGAATTGTTTCCtcaaaatacatcttttctgCTGGCGTTGCTAAACTGCAGCATCAATCCAGTCATTTACTTTCTGGTGGGGAGCTGCCGGCAGCGCCGGTTCCAAGGCTCCGTGAAAGTCGCCTTCCGCCGAGTGTTTGAAGAGAAAGCGACGAGTGAGGAGGGGAGCCGTGTGCCTGAGAACACTGTGGTGGAGACCACTCTATAAGGCACTGCTGGCGAGGAGGCTTGGAATGCAGAGCCTTGCAGGCAGCCTGGGGAATGGAGGTCCCCATGCACTCggtgcctgcctgctgccagggagGGGAACAACGCTGCAGCTCAGCATGGGGGCACATGGCATAGACCCAGCGCAGCACTGCTCAGCCGGGCTCGGTCCCTGTGCACAGGCTGTCTTCCCCATTGCAATGACCCTCATTGCTCTGGCCCCAGCAAATAAACTCTGTCTCCTTTGGCTC encodes:
- the LOC140652785 gene encoding mas-related G-protein coupled receptor member D-like translates to MEETNTTDLPLNYMPSAYVDYVENIEYKCPLPYGLMVFAGVCMGISLCGLAGNGIVMWFLGFHMKQTAFTVYILNLAVADFSLLLLFSLLILAILSFTAICYLYNFISFYMDFVFVVEFLCHFFDLSSLGLLTAINMERCISVLFPIWYCCQRPKHLSGIVSGVIWALAGFFVSSMCLSFNFAENYETVFAGVAIAFSMILSSVMLISNLSLFIKLRCGSQRRHPGKLYVAVLLNVIFFFALGIPFSVEVFLNLPSSRELFPQNTSFLLALLNCSINPVIYFLVGSCRQRRFQGSVKVAFRRVFEEKATSEEGSRVPENTVVETTL